From Desulfurispora thermophila DSM 16022, a single genomic window includes:
- a CDS encoding HD-GYP domain-containing protein, with the protein MDAVIILDRLQRHLEIASWAELTHHSNRVASLVTRVAQILNIPAVPMAIAAYAHDLGKISWPVELRDKHPLSPIDWGLIHSHPVVSAKELAQIWPQAPPDILALVRGHHERPGGRGYPDGLKEISTELSIIAACDVYDAITSERAYRPGGAQDARQALLAVADFAPARVVAALAAVVGKIA; encoded by the coding sequence GTGGATGCTGTTATTATACTGGATAGACTGCAAAGGCATTTGGAAATTGCATCCTGGGCTGAACTCACTCACCACAGCAACCGAGTGGCCAGCCTGGTTACGCGCGTAGCACAGATACTCAATATCCCAGCAGTACCAATGGCCATAGCCGCCTATGCCCACGACCTGGGCAAAATATCCTGGCCGGTAGAACTGCGTGACAAACACCCGCTGTCGCCAATTGACTGGGGGCTGATACACTCGCACCCGGTTGTGTCGGCAAAAGAACTGGCGCAAATATGGCCACAGGCCCCGCCGGACATCCTGGCCCTGGTGCGCGGTCACCACGAAAGGCCCGGCGGCCGGGGATACCCGGATGGGTTGAAGGAAATAAGCACTGAACTGTCCATCATCGCCGCCTGTGACGTATATGACGCCATCACCAGTGAGCGGGCATACCGCCCCGGCGGTGCACAGGACGCCAGGCAGGCACTGCTGGCCGTGGCCGACTTTGCGCCGGCCAGGGTGGTGGCAGCGCTGGCGGCAGTGGTGGGGAAGATAGCATAG
- a CDS encoding DNA topoisomerase III, which produces MPKTLIIAEKPSVARDIAQIICAGWQRQEGYLENDRYIVTWAIGHLVTLAEPEDYAPELKKWSMDTLPIIPDKFKLVPVSNTAGQFRIVKSLLHRPDVQEVINACDAGREGELIFRYILALAGVKDKQIKRLWLSETTPAAVKSAFASLLLASAKENLGRAAEARSQADWLVGMNATRAFTVRHGELLSVGRVQTPTLYLLVRREQEIRNFQPQKYWELAATFDSILGSYPGRWFDRETGNSRLDSLEKAAQLVRKVLGQPGKVIQLEQKEVTEEPPQLFNLNDLQKEANRVYGMTAQKALSIAQSLYEKKLLTYPRTDSRHISTAIAADMTGRVSAAAAFLGIVSPSPLPHPGKRNGKRYVDDSKVTDHHAIIPTDQVPKEITDDERKIYDLVARRFLAMFYPAARYLKTSVVTETAGELFRSQGRVELEAGWKVLQQKAAEEEKDDEDETTALPPLKQGQDVQTKAAKPVEKTTRPPKRYNDASLLAVMETAGRLIDDDELRSAMQGHGLGTPATRAAIIERLIKVGYVERQKKALVPTAKGEKLIELVPEVVKSPEMTAKWEQALADIEAGKLSAEDFMRNIKQFTGEIVALVKGQEKADVKALTRTVVGKCPLCGKDVVEGKKGFGCRGWKDGCKFVIWKEVAGKKITAKQAETLLAGKQTGVMKGFKSKAGKEFSAALKLAAGGKIEFIFERSKSNAVH; this is translated from the coding sequence ATGCCCAAAACCCTAATCATCGCCGAAAAACCCAGCGTAGCCCGTGATATAGCCCAGATCATTTGTGCTGGATGGCAGCGTCAAGAAGGCTACCTGGAAAATGACCGGTACATTGTCACCTGGGCCATCGGTCATTTGGTTACTTTGGCCGAGCCGGAGGACTACGCCCCGGAATTAAAAAAGTGGAGCATGGATACCTTGCCCATCATCCCTGACAAATTCAAGTTGGTACCGGTGTCCAACACCGCCGGGCAGTTCAGGATAGTCAAGTCTCTGCTGCACCGCCCGGACGTGCAGGAAGTAATAAACGCCTGTGACGCCGGTAGGGAAGGGGAACTTATCTTCAGGTATATCCTGGCCCTGGCCGGAGTTAAGGACAAGCAAATCAAACGCCTCTGGCTGTCCGAGACCACACCGGCAGCTGTCAAATCAGCCTTTGCCAGTCTCCTGCTGGCCAGCGCCAAGGAAAACCTGGGCCGGGCAGCCGAGGCCCGCAGCCAGGCCGACTGGCTGGTGGGCATGAACGCCACCAGGGCTTTCACCGTCCGGCACGGCGAACTGCTTTCCGTGGGCCGGGTACAGACGCCCACACTTTATCTGCTGGTGAGGCGCGAGCAGGAAATCCGCAATTTCCAACCCCAGAAATACTGGGAGCTGGCAGCTACCTTTGACAGTATACTGGGCAGCTATCCCGGCAGATGGTTTGACCGGGAGACCGGAAACAGCCGCCTGGACAGCCTGGAAAAAGCCGCCCAGCTGGTGCGCAAAGTCCTGGGCCAGCCGGGTAAAGTAATACAACTGGAGCAGAAGGAAGTCACCGAAGAGCCGCCCCAGCTTTTCAACCTCAACGACCTGCAAAAAGAAGCCAACCGGGTGTACGGCATGACCGCCCAGAAGGCACTTTCCATTGCTCAGTCCCTGTATGAAAAGAAACTGCTCACCTATCCGCGCACCGACAGCCGTCATATCAGTACGGCCATAGCTGCCGACATGACCGGCCGGGTGAGTGCCGCTGCCGCCTTTCTGGGCATAGTGTCGCCCAGTCCCCTGCCACATCCGGGTAAGCGCAATGGCAAGCGCTATGTTGACGACAGCAAAGTCACCGACCACCACGCCATTATCCCCACTGACCAGGTGCCGAAGGAAATAACCGATGATGAGCGCAAAATCTACGACCTGGTAGCCCGGCGTTTTCTGGCCATGTTCTACCCGGCAGCCAGATACCTTAAGACCAGTGTTGTCACCGAAACTGCCGGTGAGTTGTTCAGAAGCCAGGGCCGGGTGGAGTTGGAGGCAGGCTGGAAGGTACTGCAGCAGAAGGCGGCGGAAGAAGAAAAGGACGACGAGGACGAAACCACAGCCCTGCCGCCACTCAAGCAGGGCCAGGACGTGCAGACTAAAGCAGCCAAACCTGTCGAAAAGACCACCCGGCCGCCAAAACGGTACAATGACGCCTCTCTGCTGGCCGTCATGGAGACAGCCGGGCGGCTGATAGATGACGACGAACTGCGCAGCGCCATGCAGGGCCACGGCCTGGGCACACCGGCCACCCGGGCGGCCATCATTGAGCGCTTGATCAAGGTGGGCTATGTGGAGCGACAGAAAAAAGCCCTGGTGCCCACAGCAAAAGGAGAAAAGCTCATTGAGCTGGTGCCGGAAGTGGTGAAAAGCCCGGAGATGACGGCAAAGTGGGAACAGGCCCTGGCTGATATAGAAGCCGGAAAGCTAAGCGCTGAAGACTTCATGCGCAACATCAAGCAATTCACCGGGGAAATAGTGGCCCTGGTCAAGGGACAGGAAAAGGCCGATGTGAAGGCCCTGACCAGAACGGTGGTAGGCAAGTGCCCGCTGTGCGGCAAGGACGTGGTGGAGGGTAAGAAAGGCTTTGGCTGCAGAGGCTGGAAGGATGGCTGCAAATTCGTAATATGGAAAGAGGTAGCCGGGAAGAAGATCACCGCCAAACAGGCGGAAACACTGCTGGCCGGCAAGCAGACCGGTGTAATGAAAGGCTTCAAGAGCAAGGCCGGCAAGGAGTTCAGTGCGGCGCTGAAGCTGGCTGCCGGGGGGAAGATAGAATTTATATTTGAAAGGAGCAAATCAAATGCAGTGCATTAA
- a CDS encoding type II toxin-antitoxin system HicB family antitoxin, translating to MKTNNRDLEFYMNLNYKIILSPLSDVDGGGWFAEHPELPGCQSDGETPEEAIANLMEARSAWLSFAIERGKEIPLPKEYQVEEYSGKFTLRLPKSLHRKLSEVAKKEEVSLNQLVLSLISYALGCRTRIEHMEHHIGIIAIHAQEQESEGISEEVLQGLISSIDEQWSRANKSSNSFTR from the coding sequence ATGAAGACGAATAATAGGGACTTAGAATTCTACATGAACCTTAACTACAAGATTATATTGTCTCCTCTGTCCGATGTAGATGGTGGTGGATGGTTTGCCGAACATCCCGAACTTCCCGGTTGCCAATCAGATGGAGAGACTCCTGAAGAGGCTATTGCCAATTTAATGGAGGCGCGTAGCGCTTGGCTGAGCTTTGCTATTGAGAGAGGAAAAGAAATTCCATTGCCCAAGGAGTATCAGGTTGAGGAATACAGTGGTAAGTTTACTTTAAGATTACCAAAATCATTACACCGCAAATTATCTGAAGTGGCAAAAAAAGAAGAAGTTAGCCTGAATCAACTGGTACTTTCATTAATATCTTATGCCCTTGGGTGCAGAACAAGAATTGAGCATATGGAGCATCATATTGGAATTATTGCAATTCATGCACAAGAACAGGAGAGCGAGGGAATTTCAGAAGAGGTATTGCAAGGGCTTATAAGCAGTATTGATGAACAATGGTCTCGTGCTAACAAATCCAGCAACTCGTTTACTCGTTAA
- a CDS encoding type II secretion system F family protein, which produces MFRFFRGNSGKEDKVSGGLLENYIRNYIRRAHNAGWYIRPSEVVGIAVVSGAVGAGFGMFLGNEYVSLAGLSLGYYMPQLILASMEKKRRDAITLQLESAMNSISSAMDVVGNVMDAWKTSIPVMESPIKDEFVRVVQEVESGVPLEKALVDMEDRVKKKELAMFNRVTVIAEEAGGKTGAIMQKCARLIAENRIQKAELEAELVQVRQDTRMMFGVFLTILSAFRVMGSSLFTFYQTFYGKIVMFALIGMALFIVFLADKSTKVKELE; this is translated from the coding sequence ATGTTCAGGTTCTTCCGGGGAAACAGTGGCAAAGAGGATAAAGTAAGCGGTGGCCTTCTGGAAAACTATATCCGCAACTATATCCGCAGGGCACATAACGCTGGCTGGTATATCAGGCCGTCCGAAGTTGTGGGTATAGCCGTGGTAAGTGGAGCGGTAGGTGCGGGTTTCGGTATGTTCCTGGGGAATGAATATGTTTCGCTTGCCGGTCTGTCCCTGGGCTATTATATGCCGCAACTAATTCTCGCCTCGATGGAGAAAAAAAGACGAGATGCAATTACGCTCCAGCTGGAAAGCGCCATGAATAGCATATCATCCGCGATGGACGTTGTGGGTAACGTCATGGACGCATGGAAAACAAGTATACCGGTAATGGAATCGCCCATCAAGGACGAGTTTGTGCGGGTGGTTCAGGAAGTGGAGAGCGGTGTGCCGCTCGAAAAAGCGCTGGTGGATATGGAGGACAGGGTAAAGAAGAAAGAGCTGGCCATGTTCAACCGGGTGACGGTGATTGCAGAGGAAGCCGGGGGTAAAACCGGCGCAATTATGCAAAAGTGTGCGCGCTTGATTGCAGAAAACCGGATACAGAAAGCTGAGCTAGAGGCGGAACTGGTACAGGTAAGGCAGGACACCCGAATGATGTTCGGGGTATTTTTAACAATCCTTTCTGCCTTCAGGGTGATGGGTTCATCGCTATTTACTTTTTACCAGACTTTTTATGGCAAGATTGTCATGTTTGCATTAATTGGCATGGCGTTGTTCATAGTATTCCTCGCTGATAAATCAACTAAGGTGAAAGAGCTGGAATGA